In Solanum lycopersicum chromosome 5, SLM_r2.1, the following are encoded in one genomic region:
- the LOC104647500 gene encoding uncharacterized protein, translating to MHLLLQQSYHQIKVSFKFFNVWIEHESFLELVDKFWKQKHGSEVIKEIWYKLKALQPVLRQLNGREFQYIGQKIEKTRSELVELQEQLYSQARDELVAKEKELLINLEKWSMIEESALRQKARARWIKLGDANNKYFSSVIKERTQKKHIRSILSIYGRMLYELQEIQQEFVMFYKSLMGSSAGKIPAINAQVMKRGPALSKQQRIQLRTGITEYEIYTTLQSIGNDKPPGIDGYNAHFFKHSWKIIKKDVIEAVKSFFTTGKLFKPFNCTLVSLIPKVQSPKTVKEYRPIACCTVLYKIISKVITKRMHEVIHTVICESHAGVIPGRKIADNIILAHELVKAYTRRNISPRSMLNIDLQKAYDSLEWPFLEQVMMTYYCFQDETWSPSRYFKGVFQSSLKYLDCRQISQRVPYTVVEFKWSHTGSTFIIPAKIIKVIEGLCRRGVDFVTKKALIAWEKVCCPKCEGGMGLINMKVWNRAAVAKLCWDLANKEDKLWIKWIHAYNIKGQREWKRTKHASWMKQKVMNAKKIVEQVQQVHGNSKGMIRQLYCHMKGDQQRPALTCIMFNNVARPKAYFTMWIMMNQRLATVDRLAQWGVVVEKICVLCKNADEIVKHLFMQCNFARRMRGRLLSWIEQQSNVPMTWEQFLQWCIQEDPVYLAIGIKACGVLIKSHELDVESDVYASSRGSNIPCHRYQGMIA from the exons atGCATTTGCTACTTCAACAAAGTTATCATCAGATCAAAGTGAGTTTTAAGTTCTTTAATGTTTGGATTGAACATGAGTCTTTTTTGGAACTGGTGGATAAATTCTGGAAGCAGAAGCATGGAAGTGAAGTAATAAAGGAGATATGGTATAAGTTAAAGGCACTCCAGCCAGTCTTGAGACAATTGAATGGGAGAGAGTTTCAATATATAGGCCAGAAGATTGAGAAGACAAGAAGTGAGCTAGTAGAACTTCAAGAGCAGCTATATAGCCAGGCAAGGGATGAGCTAGTTGCTAAAGAGAAGGAGCTACTAATAAATCTGGAGAAGTGGTCAATGATAGAGGAAAGTGCTTTAAGACAAAAAGCAAGAGCAAGATGGATTAAACTGGGAGATGCAAACAACAAATACTTTAGTTCAGTGATAAAGGAGAGAACTCAAAAGAAGCATATTAGAAGTATACTATCTATATATGGAAGGATGCTATATGAACTCCAAGAGATTCAACAGGagtttgttatgttttataaaagTCTTATGGGATCTTCAGCAGGTAAAATTCCAGCTATAAATGCCCAGGTGATGAAAAGAGGCCCTGCATTATCAAAGCAGCAAAGAATTCAATTACGCACAGGCATAACAGAATATGAGATTTATACAACATTGCAGTCTATTGGGAATGACAAGCCTCCAGGTATAGATGGATATAATGCACATTTCTTTAAGCATTCTTGGAAGATCATTAAAAAGGATGTTATTGAGGCTGTCAAAAGCTTCTTCACAACAGGAAAGTTGTTTAAGCCCTTCAACTGCACTCTTGTATCTCTAATTCCAAAGGTTCAAAGTCCTAAAACTGTAAAGGAGTATAGGCCAATTGCTTGTTGCACTGTTCTATACAAAATCATTTCTAAGGTGATAACAAAAAGAATGCATGAGGTTATTCATACAGTTATATGTGAAAGTCATGCTGGAGTTATACCAGGGAGGAAGATTGCAGATAACATTATTCTGGCTCATGAATTGGTCAAGGCTTATACTAGGAGGAATATTTCTCCTAGAAGCATGCTTAATATTGATCTACAGAAAGCCTATGATTCACTTGAATGGCCTTTCTTAGAACAAGTAATG ATGACTTACTATTGTTTTCAAGATGAGACTTGGAGTCCATCAAGATACTTCAAAGGTGTTTTTCAGAGTTCTCTCAAGTATCTAGACTGCAGGCAAATCTCACAAAGAGTTCCATATACTGTGGTGGAGTTCAAATGGAG TCATACTGGCTCAACTTTTATTATTCCTGCAAAGATAATTAAAGTGATTGAAGGACTATGTAGAAGAGGGGTTGACTTTGTTACAAAAAAGGCATTGATAGCATGGGAGAAAGTGTGCTGTCCTAAATGTGAAGGAGGTATGGGGTTGATCAATATGAAAGTGTGGAATAGAGCTGCAGTTGCTAAACTTTGTTGGGATTTAGCTAACAAGGAAGATAAACTATGGATTAAATGGATACATGCATACAATATAAAAGGGCAGAGAGAATGGAAGAGGACGAAACATGCAAGCTGGATGAAACAAAAAGTAATGAATGCAAAGAAAATTGTGGAGCAGGTTCAGCAAGTGCATGGCAATAGCAAAGGGATGATCAGGCAACTTTATTGTCACATGAAGGGAGATCAACAAAGGCCAGCATTGACTTGTATTATGTTCAACAACGTAGCAAGACCAAAAGCCTACTTTACAATGTGGATCATGATGAATCAAAGGCTAGCAACAGTGGACAGATTGGCTCAGTGGGGAGTTGTAGTAGAGAAGATATGTGTGTTGTGCAAGAATGCTGATGAGATTGTAAAACATCTGTTTATGCAATGCAACTTTGCCAGGAGAATGCGGGGGAGGCTGTTAAGCTGGATAGAGCAACAAAGTAATGTTCCAATGACATGGGAGCAGTTCTTGCAGTGGTGTATTCAAGAGGACCCAGTATACCTTGCCATAGGTATCAAGGCATGTGGAGTCTtgataaaatcacatgagcttgatgtggagtctgatgtatacgcctcatcgagaggatccaatataccttgccatAGGTATCAAGGCATGATAGCGTGA